The genomic DNA TCAAAGCGAGCAAGATCAAGTAGAGGGAGAGAGTATCTATATGATGAGTATTCACGCTTCAAAAGGTTTGGAGTTTGATCATATATTTATTATCGGTTTAGAAGAGGGGTTTTTGCCGCTTGTCGGTGACGGGAGCGATCTTGAGGAAGAGAGAAGACTCGGGTATGTCTCTTTTACGAGAGCCAAAGAAACCTTGACTCTTTCACATGTGGGAAGCAGATTTTACAAAGGCAGGAGAAGCGATTTGCAAAAGAGCAGATTTTTTAATGAAGCCGGACTTTGTGAAGGTTCGCTTATAGTCGAAAAAAATACAGCCTTTAAAAAGGGCGATTTGGTGCGACACAAAATATTCGGTACGGGAAGAGTAAACGGTGTTAGCAAGTCGGGAAGAGAGTTTAAATTAAACATCAACTTTGCAGGCACAAAAAGAGATATACTCGCATCATTTGTTGAAAGATTATGAATAGACTTTTTGTAGCATATAAACCTTCAGGCATAGGTTCAAACCTCTTTTTATCAAAGCTAAAAAGAAAATATAAAACTAAAAAAGCCGGCTTTTCTGGAACGCTTGACCCGTTTGCAAAGGGGGTGCTTCTTATAGGCATAGGGAGTTATACAAAACTGTTTCGTTTTTTGGATAAAACTCCAAAAGTTTATCGTGCAACTCTTTGGCTTGGTGCGAAAAGTGATAGTTTAGATACGGAAATGATAGAAGAAGTGGATATCTTAAAAGAGTCTGACGAAGCGGATGTTTTAAATGTTATAAAATCTTTGCAGGGCGAACTTGAGTATGAACCGCCTATCTTTAGCGCAAAACGCATAGAGGGGCAGAGAGCTTACGATTTGGCTCGTGCGGGCAAAGAGTTTACTCTAAACAAGATACGCTCGACTATATATGAGACAAAACTTATAAGCTACTGCCATCCGTTTGTAACATTTGAAGCAACCGTTTCAGAGGGGACATATATTCGTTCCTTGGGGTTGATAGCAGCAAACAGGCTTGGGGTGAAATATGGAAGTCTTAGTGCGCTAGAGAGGCTTAATGAGGGTCAGTTTAAATATTGTGATGAGAAACCGTTGGACATTAAAAAATCTTTAAATATAGCACAAAATTTTTATCATGGCGAGAGCGATAATCTAAAATATGGAAGAGTTCTTGCTTTGGACGATTTAGAGATTAAAGAAGATGGATATTACTGGCTTGATAGCGGCAGTTTTATCTCAATTATAAATGTGGCAAACAAAGATGTAAATTATGAATTAGGCAGGATTGAATGTTAGTATTATCCAGAAAAATAGATGAATCAATTATTATCGGAGACGATATCACGATAAAAATTATATCCGTTGAAAAAGGGGTTGTAAAGTTAGGTATTGATGCGCCTAAAAATGTATCTATTATCAGAAATGAACTGCTTGAAGATGTGAAAAATGCCAATATAGCAGCTTCTAAAGAGATAAAGCTGGATGATTTAACTCTGCTTAGCACTATTATTAAAAAATAAGAGATAGAGAGATGAAGCTCTACAAAGCTTATGCAAAAGTAAATATTTTTTTAAAAATCACGGGCATGCGCGGTAATTATCACGAAATAATCTCTAGGTTTATGAGAGTAGATACTCTTTATGATGAACTCTCGTTTGATGCCAAGAGCAGCAGTGATGATTTTGAAATCATCGGCGAGTTCTCGTGCAGTACGAAACAAAACACTATATATAAAGCATACGAGGCACTTTTAGAATTTTTAGATGATGCTTCAGCCTCTCAGCTCAAAAATTTGATGAGCAGATATGCCGTGTATGTAAAGAAAAATATTCCTGCATTTGCAGGTTTAGGCGGGGGAAGCAGTGACGCGGCAACATTTTTAAAAATGTGCAACGAAGTTCTTCATCTTGGACTTAACAAAAATGAGTTGGCATTAGTAGGAGTCAAAGTCGGTGCTGATGTTCCGTTTTTTATTTACGGATATGACAGTGCAAATGTCAGCGGAATAGGCGAGATTGTCGAAGAGTTCAAGGAAAATCTGCTTGATATTGAGATTTTTACGCCAAAAATAGAAATAAGCACACCAAAAGTTTACACAAGTTATAGAGAAAATTTTTACAATCCCATAGATGGTTTTGAAACAGATAAGCTGAAAAAAACATCATCATTGGATATACTGAAAAATATGAGCGCGGATGAGGCAAACGACCTATTTAAACCGGCACTTGCCGAATATAAAGAGCTAAAAAATTATTATAAAGAGGAATACTATTTCAGCGGCAGCGGAAGCAGTTTTTTTAGAGTTAAAGACGCTTAAATGGCACTAAGCTGGAACGAGATAAAAAACAGAGCTATCAATTTTTCCAAAGAGTGGGAAAGTGAAGAGAGAGAACATGCCGAATCACAAAGTTTTTGGAATGAAATTTGAGTAAAGAATAAAAAAATATTGCAATTTGTTATATTTTTTAACTGGCAAATTTAAAAATGGTAGTATTAAGAAAAAGAGCCATTGGAGCATAGATGAAAAATATAACATCGCATCAAAGTCATCAAACATTTGAAGATATAAAACAGCTAGATAGTAACGGTGTAGAATTTTGGTACGCACGAGCACTTGCAAAGGTGCTTGAATACAGTGATTTTAGAAACTTTATAAAGGTAATTGACAAAGCAAAAGAAGCTTGTGCAAATAGCGGTTTTGAAGTAGCTGATCACATCGTTGAAGTCAACGAGGAGATAGAACACGGAAAGGGTGCAAAAAGCAGTTATCCATCTTTTGCACTCTCAAGATATGCTTGTTACTTGATTGTACAAAATGCAGACCCTAGCAAGAGAGTTGTTGCTAACGGACAAACCTATTTTGCACTTCAAACAAGAAGAGCGGAACTCCAAGATGATGAAAAGTTTGCACAATTAAAAGAGGAAGAAAAAAGATTATTTTTAAGAAATGAGTTAAAAGAGCATAATAAACAACTAGTAGAAGCTGCTTTTAATGCAGGAGTAGAGTCAAATCTTGATTTTGCAATATTTCAAAATCATGGGTACAAAGGTTTGTACGGTGGGCTTGATGCCAAAGATATTCATGCAAAAAAAGGACTTAAAAAGTCTCAAAAGATTTTAGACCACATGGGAAGTACAGAATTAGCCGCTAATCTTTTTCGTGCGACGCAAGCGGAAGAAAAACTCAAACGAGACAATATCAAAGGTAAAGCAAATGCCAACCAAACACACCATGAAGTGGGTAAAAAAATAAGGCAAACAATCAAAGAGTTAGGCGGAGAAATGCCCGAGGATTTGCCAAGCCTAGAAAAAAGTGTGAAAAGTATAGAAAAAGAGCAGGCAAAATTGGAAAAGAAATAAGGTTTTTTAATGTGAGCGGTAAGGTGTCATTAATCAGATTGTAAAATAATATAGATATAATAAAAAAAATAAAAAGGAGAAACAATAGGCAATGGGTGAGACGATAGCAAAAAATAAAAAAGCCTATTTTGATTACTTTTTAGAAGAGAAGTTTGAGGCAGGCTTGGTTCTTAAGGGAAGCGAAATAAAAGCTATAAGAGCCGGACGAGTCAATTTAAAAGATAGTTTTATTCGTTTTGTACAAGGTGAAGCATTTCTCTTTAATGCCCATATAGGCAGGCTTGAGACGACTCATCACTTTTACGCACATGAAGAGAGAGGAAGCAGAAAACTTCTTTTGCATAAAAAGCAGATAGCAAAAATGGTAAAAGCAGTTGAAAAAGATGGTTTTACCGTAGTTCCCTTGCAGCTCTATTTTAATGATAGAAATATCGTAAAAATCCAGATTGCCATAGCAAAAGGTAAACAGCTTCACGACAAGAGGAATGACCTTAAAGAAAAAGATATGAAACGCGATATGGAGCGTTCTATGAAAGATTACTAAATTTAATTAAAGGTACAAAATGACACTATTTCAAATAATTATGCTGGCTGCTTCGGCATTTTTCGCATTTAAAGTTTATGAACATATCCAAGCATTACAAGACATAGAACCAAAAAGCAGTGATTCATCGCCCTCTTCATTTGATCCCGAAGCATTGGTGCAAAGAGCAGATGAAGCATTTGATGGCGGTGACTTGCAAAAAGCATTGGCGCTGTTAATTGAGGCAAATGCAAAGGAGTCTCAAGGTTCAGATGTTTTATTTAAAATGGGTTACATTTTGCAACAACTCGGTGACAACAGCGAGGCTCTTAGATACTATAAAGAGGCTCTTGAGAAGGATAAAGAGAATGAGTATATCCATAACTCTATAGCAAGCGTTTATAGAGCCCAAAAAGAGTTCGTATCGGCTAAAATGCATTTAAGCGCATCTATTGGCATAAATGATAAAAATGCCCTAACATACTATAACTATGGAAATCTTTTGGTTGATATGAAACATTTGGATGAAGCGAAAGCGATGTACAAAAAAGCAATAGAGCTAAATAGCGATTTTAAAGAAGCAAAAGATGAGCTTGAAAAGCTTGCTTAAGGAGATTTGCAGATGAAAATATCGGAGATATACGCATTTTTAAATAACCTTTCGCCTTTTGAGCTTCAAGAGTCTTGGGATAACTCAGGATTATTGATTGGAGATTTTGGGCAAGATATACAAAAAATAGTCTTAAGCATAGATGTAGACGATATGTTAATAGACTCAATGGAAGAGAACACTCTTCTCATAACGCATCATCCGCTTATTTTCGGAGGGCTTAAACAGCTGGAGTTTAGTAAATATCCCGCAAATTTGATTCGTAAAATGATACAAAAAAATATCTCAAATATCTCAATGCACACAAACTTTGACCAAACGCATCTAAACGAATATGTGGCAACAGAGGTTTTAGGATATAAAATCGCACAAAAAGATGGCTTTGTCATCTATTTTGATTTAGATGAAGATTTTGATATTTTTGCGTCAAATGTTGCTACTGCTTTTTCGCTCACGCATACAAAATGCGTAAAAAGTTCTAAAAGAGTAAAAAGAGCAGCATTAACAACCGGTTCAGGATGCTCTTTGATTAAATCTATAAAAGCAGATTGTTTTTTAACCGGAGATATAAAATATCACGATGCTATGGAGGCAAAAGGTATAAATTTATCGTTAATTGATATAGGACATTTTGAGAGTGAACGATTTTTTGCAGAGATTTTGCTTAAACATTTGAAAAATTTAGGTTTAGAAGCTATAATTTCGTCATCAAAAAACCCTTTTACTTATATTTAATAAATCGGTACAACTATTTAATCCAAAGGAGATTAATGAACTTACATCTAAAACAGCTAATTGACCTATCGCATGTAGATAAAGAGATAGATGCTTTTGAACCGCAAATAGAGGAAGCCAACTACAAACTTGAAGCAGCCCTTGCAAAAAAACAGAGTATCGATTCGGATATTGAAAACTTAACCAAAGAGATTAGGGATGAAGAGATTAAAAAGAAGAAAAATGAGCTTCATCTTGGAGAACTTTCTCAAAAATTAGAAGATAATTCTAAAAAAAGCGGTGAAATTAAAACAGAACGCGAAATGAAATCACTTCAACTTGAAGAAGAGATTGCAAAAGAGCAAGTAAATTTTGCAAACGAAGAGATTGAAAGACTTGAGAGAATTGTTGAGTTAAAAACTCAGCAAGTTGAAGCTGCAAAAAAATCTCTAGAAGAGATAGAAGCAAATTTAGTATCCATAAAAGCTGAAGTAGATCAAAAACTTGAAGTTATAAACAACTCTTGTCAAGAAGTTTTTTTGAAAAAAGAGAAGCTAATTTCTGAAATGAATCAAAAGGGTCTTGCGTTTTATCAAAAAATTCGCAGATGGGCTAAAAATACAACTGTCGTACCGGTTGAGGAACAAGCTTGTATGGGTTGTCATATGGTTATCAGCGATAAAATATATGCAGATGTTATAAAAGCTGAAGAGATTACGACTTGTCCACACTGCGGGCGTATTCTCTATATGGAAACTGACAAAGAATAGGCTTGAAGCCTTTTACCCTTCTATATTTTATCTTAAGCGTAGTGCTCTACCTTGTAGCACTGCCGCTTTTGGTTTATCTCTCGTTTAAACAAAAATATAAAGAGTCGATTCCGGCTCGTTTTTTTCTTTTTAACAATCCAAGATTTAAAAGCGGTAACGGAGTTTGGTTTCATGTATGCTCACTCGGAGAAGCAAGAGCTTTAAAGCCGATTTTGGAACTTCTAAATGACTATGAGATAAAAATCACGACTATAACACATACGGGTCAAGCAGAAGCAAGAAGATATGATGCAGAAGTTAGGTATTTGCCGTATGAGATGTTTTTACCTTTTTGGGCTAAAAAACAGGATATTTTAATAGTCTTAGAGGCAGAATTTTGGTTTATGCTCTTTAGTGTCATGAGAGCAAAAGGAACCAGAATTATACTTTTAAATGCCCGCATCTCCGAGAAAAGTGCTAAAAAATATCTTCAATTTGCTTGGTTTTACGAGAAACTGCTCTCAAATGTGGAAGTGATTTATGCTCAGAGCGAAGCTGATAAAAACCGTTTTATCGCACTAGGGGCTAAAAATATCGAAGTTATCGGTAACATTAAGTTAGCCGGTAAAATCAGTAAAACAAAAGATTATAAAAAGCCAAATGTAGAGTTGATAGTTGCAGGCAGCAC from Sulfurimonas sp. includes the following:
- the truB gene encoding tRNA pseudouridine(55) synthase TruB → MNRLFVAYKPSGIGSNLFLSKLKRKYKTKKAGFSGTLDPFAKGVLLIGIGSYTKLFRFLDKTPKVYRATLWLGAKSDSLDTEMIEEVDILKESDEADVLNVIKSLQGELEYEPPIFSAKRIEGQRAYDLARAGKEFTLNKIRSTIYETKLISYCHPFVTFEATVSEGTYIRSLGLIAANRLGVKYGSLSALERLNEGQFKYCDEKPLDIKKSLNIAQNFYHGESDNLKYGRVLALDDLEIKEDGYYWLDSGSFISIINVANKDVNYELGRIEC
- the csrA gene encoding carbon storage regulator CsrA, producing the protein MLVLSRKIDESIIIGDDITIKIISVEKGVVKLGIDAPKNVSIIRNELLEDVKNANIAASKEIKLDDLTLLSTIIKK
- a CDS encoding 4-(cytidine 5'-diphospho)-2-C-methyl-D-erythritol kinase translates to MKLYKAYAKVNIFLKITGMRGNYHEIISRFMRVDTLYDELSFDAKSSSDDFEIIGEFSCSTKQNTIYKAYEALLEFLDDASASQLKNLMSRYAVYVKKNIPAFAGLGGGSSDAATFLKMCNEVLHLGLNKNELALVGVKVGADVPFFIYGYDSANVSGIGEIVEEFKENLLDIEIFTPKIEISTPKVYTSYRENFYNPIDGFETDKLKKTSSLDILKNMSADEANDLFKPALAEYKELKNYYKEEYYFSGSGSSFFRVKDA
- the dinD gene encoding DNA damage-inducible protein D codes for the protein MKNITSHQSHQTFEDIKQLDSNGVEFWYARALAKVLEYSDFRNFIKVIDKAKEACANSGFEVADHIVEVNEEIEHGKGAKSSYPSFALSRYACYLIVQNADPSKRVVANGQTYFALQTRRAELQDDEKFAQLKEEEKRLFLRNELKEHNKQLVEAAFNAGVESNLDFAIFQNHGYKGLYGGLDAKDIHAKKGLKKSQKILDHMGSTELAANLFRATQAEEKLKRDNIKGKANANQTHHEVGKKIRQTIKELGGEMPEDLPSLEKSVKSIEKEQAKLEKK
- the smpB gene encoding SsrA-binding protein SmpB, yielding MGETIAKNKKAYFDYFLEEKFEAGLVLKGSEIKAIRAGRVNLKDSFIRFVQGEAFLFNAHIGRLETTHHFYAHEERGSRKLLLHKKQIAKMVKAVEKDGFTVVPLQLYFNDRNIVKIQIAIAKGKQLHDKRNDLKEKDMKRDMERSMKDY
- a CDS encoding tetratricopeptide repeat protein, which translates into the protein MTLFQIIMLAASAFFAFKVYEHIQALQDIEPKSSDSSPSSFDPEALVQRADEAFDGGDLQKALALLIEANAKESQGSDVLFKMGYILQQLGDNSEALRYYKEALEKDKENEYIHNSIASVYRAQKEFVSAKMHLSASIGINDKNALTYYNYGNLLVDMKHLDEAKAMYKKAIELNSDFKEAKDELEKLA
- a CDS encoding Nif3-like dinuclear metal center hexameric protein; its protein translation is MKISEIYAFLNNLSPFELQESWDNSGLLIGDFGQDIQKIVLSIDVDDMLIDSMEENTLLITHHPLIFGGLKQLEFSKYPANLIRKMIQKNISNISMHTNFDQTHLNEYVATEVLGYKIAQKDGFVIYFDLDEDFDIFASNVATAFSLTHTKCVKSSKRVKRAALTTGSGCSLIKSIKADCFLTGDIKYHDAMEAKGINLSLIDIGHFESERFFAEILLKHLKNLGLEAIISSSKNPFTYI
- a CDS encoding zinc ribbon domain-containing protein — its product is MNLHLKQLIDLSHVDKEIDAFEPQIEEANYKLEAALAKKQSIDSDIENLTKEIRDEEIKKKKNELHLGELSQKLEDNSKKSGEIKTEREMKSLQLEEEIAKEQVNFANEEIERLERIVELKTQQVEAAKKSLEEIEANLVSIKAEVDQKLEVINNSCQEVFLKKEKLISEMNQKGLAFYQKIRRWAKNTTVVPVEEQACMGCHMVISDKIYADVIKAEEITTCPHCGRILYMETDKE
- the waaA gene encoding lipid IV(A) 3-deoxy-D-manno-octulosonic acid transferase; this encodes MKPFTLLYFILSVVLYLVALPLLVYLSFKQKYKESIPARFFLFNNPRFKSGNGVWFHVCSLGEARALKPILELLNDYEIKITTITHTGQAEARRYDAEVRYLPYEMFLPFWAKKQDILIVLEAEFWFMLFSVMRAKGTRIILLNARISEKSAKKYLQFAWFYEKLLSNVEVIYAQSEADKNRFIALGAKNIEVIGNIKLAGKISKTKDYKKPNVELIVAGSTHEGEEESVLKSFVEYRKQSDAKLAVVPRHPERFEAVYELMKKYAAKSSLTLSRFSQDKEFKADIVLVDVMGELNNIYAISDVVILGGAFRKDVGGHNPLEPAHFGCKIITGKHFFHQKELFRYVHHVQFVEPDEIHKALMASKELPPSMVEEKIDLKPVVERIIKNPNLPL